A DNA window from Zingiber officinale cultivar Zhangliang chromosome 3A, Zo_v1.1, whole genome shotgun sequence contains the following coding sequences:
- the LOC122053530 gene encoding probable WRKY transcription factor 43: MESCPILFPTHHSSSSTSFVQYPSHLQSNSINIVTTYGSSSGNKDDQSKVSGDHGSVVDHKPISDTSDIVQKKGKKQEKKMRRPRLAFQTRSRVDILDDGYRWRKYGQKAVKNNTFPRSYYRCTHQDCNVKKQVQRLSRDENIVVTTYEGTHTHPIEKPNDSFEDILNRMQIYANF, encoded by the exons ATGGAGAGCTGTCCAATTCTGTTTCCCACCCATCACTCCTCTTCTTCTACTTCCTTCGTTCAATATCCATCCCATTTACAATCCAACTCGATTAATATTGTCACTACTTATGGGTCTAGCAGTGGCAACAAGGACGACCAAAGCAAGGTCTCAGGTGATCATGGCAGTGTAGTTGATCACAAGCCGATCAGTGACACCTCTGATATCGtacaaaagaaagggaagaagcaagAGAAGAAGATGAGGAGGCCACGGCTCGCCTTCCAAACTCGAAGCCGAGTTGACATACTCGACGATGGCTATCGATGGAGGAAGTACGGGCAGAAGGCAGTCAAGAACAACACGTTCcctag AAGCTATTATCGATGTACACATCAAGATTGCAATGTAAAGAAGCAAGTACAGCGATTGTCGAGGGATGAAAACATTGTGGTGACGACATATGAGGGAACTCACACTCACCCAATCGAGAAGCCGAATGACAGCTTTGAAGACATCCTCAATCGAATGCAAATATACGCCAACTTTTGA